The following are from one region of the Phormidium sp. PBR-2020 genome:
- a CDS encoding argininosuccinate synthase has translation MGRATKAVLAYSGGVDTSVCIPYMKKEWGVEEVITLAADLGQGDELEPIREKALTSGASESLVANLQEEFIQDYAFPAIRANALYENRYPLSTALARPLIAKKLVEVAAEYGADAVAHGCTGKGNDQVRFDVAIAGLNPDIKVLAPAREWGMSRQETIAYGEKFGIPSPVKKSSPYSIDRNLLGRSIEAGPLEDPWNEPIEEEVFLMTEAIAKTPDEAEYVEIGFEEGFPVSVNGEALAPVKLIETLNAITGRHGFGRIDMIENRLVGIKSREIYEAPALLALILAHRDLESLTLTKDVTHYKRGIEETYSQLVYNGLWFSPLKGALDAFIAETQKQVTGTVRLKLFKGNAHIVGRKSTNTLYTDELSTYGSDDKFDHKAAEGFIYVWGLPNRVWSQKLRG, from the coding sequence ATGGGTCGTGCTACCAAAGCCGTACTGGCATACTCAGGTGGAGTGGATACTTCAGTCTGCATTCCCTACATGAAGAAAGAATGGGGGGTTGAAGAAGTGATCACCCTTGCCGCTGATTTAGGTCAGGGAGATGAACTCGAACCCATCCGCGAAAAAGCCCTCACATCTGGGGCCAGTGAGTCCCTGGTGGCCAACTTACAAGAGGAATTTATCCAAGATTACGCCTTCCCCGCAATTCGGGCCAACGCGCTCTACGAAAACCGCTATCCTCTCTCCACGGCCCTGGCCCGTCCTCTGATTGCTAAGAAACTGGTGGAAGTAGCGGCAGAATATGGGGCTGATGCGGTGGCTCATGGCTGTACCGGCAAAGGCAATGACCAGGTTCGCTTTGACGTGGCGATCGCCGGACTGAACCCCGATATCAAGGTTCTGGCCCCGGCTCGGGAATGGGGCATGAGTCGCCAAGAAACCATCGCCTATGGGGAGAAGTTTGGCATTCCCTCCCCCGTTAAGAAATCCTCCCCCTACAGTATCGATCGCAACCTCCTCGGTCGTAGCATCGAAGCCGGCCCCCTCGAAGATCCTTGGAATGAACCCATCGAGGAGGAAGTTTTCTTGATGACCGAGGCGATCGCCAAAACCCCTGACGAAGCTGAATATGTGGAAATCGGCTTCGAGGAAGGCTTTCCCGTCAGTGTCAATGGGGAGGCCCTGGCCCCGGTGAAACTCATCGAAACCCTCAACGCCATCACCGGACGACATGGCTTTGGCCGCATCGATATGATCGAGAACCGTCTGGTAGGGATTAAGTCTCGGGAAATCTACGAAGCCCCCGCGCTCCTGGCCCTGATTTTGGCACACCGGGACCTGGAAAGCCTGACCCTGACCAAAGATGTCACCCATTACAAACGGGGCATCGAAGAAACCTACAGCCAACTGGTGTATAACGGCTTATGGTTTAGCCCCCTCAAAGGGGCCTTAGATGCCTTTATTGCCGAAACCCAGAAACAGGTGACGGGAACGGTGCGGCTGAAGCTGTTTAAGGGGAACGCTCACATTGTCGGCCGTAAGTCGACGAATACCCTCTACACCGACGAACTCTCCACCTACGGCTCTGACGACAAGTTCGATCATAAAGCCGCTGAAGGCTTTATCTATGTCTGGGGACTGCCCAACCGGGTTTGGTCTCAGAAATTACGCGGCTAA
- a CDS encoding SemiSWEET transporter: MQDATILGLLAGTMTTIAYLPQLIKTWQSKSADDISWSMLIILCLGILLWLVYGTSVHDLPVICANILTLILSSTILGLKVHYRLRRASID; the protein is encoded by the coding sequence ATGCAAGATGCAACGATTCTGGGACTTTTGGCGGGAACCATGACCACGATCGCCTATCTTCCCCAATTGATTAAAACCTGGCAGTCTAAGTCGGCGGATGATATCTCTTGGAGTATGTTAATTATCCTCTGCTTGGGGATTCTCTTGTGGCTGGTGTATGGGACATCGGTTCATGATTTGCCGGTCATTTGTGCCAATATTCTGACATTAATTCTCTCTTCGACGATTTTGGGCTTAAAGGTTCACTATCGCTTGCGGCGAGCCTCGATTGATTGA
- a CDS encoding YdcF family protein, translated as MFFFLSKLLPPLVYPLGLASVLMLLALVLLWKRPAVASLAVLLGFVALMAGGNGWLCSSLVRSLERQHLPVGELPQAGAIVVLGGATRSPNPPRPWVEVNEAGDRPIYGARLFLQDKAPFLILSGGRLSWTGEIGSEAEDMAQLVQALGVPESALLLDHTSLNTRENAENVQVILEEQGIEDILLVTSAIHMPRSLRVFQKLGITAIAAPTDFLIADSVTGGDAQSWQAILLNLIPDAERLALTTRALKEYLGLWVYQLRGWA; from the coding sequence ATATTTTTTTTCCTCTCAAAGCTGCTGCCACCTTTGGTTTACCCGTTGGGATTGGCCTCTGTGTTGATGCTGCTGGCCCTGGTGCTGCTCTGGAAACGTCCGGCTGTGGCGAGTTTAGCTGTGCTTCTGGGGTTTGTGGCCTTGATGGCTGGGGGCAATGGTTGGCTATGTTCAAGTTTGGTGCGATCGCTCGAACGGCAACATCTGCCGGTGGGGGAATTGCCCCAGGCGGGGGCGATTGTGGTGTTGGGAGGGGCCACGCGATCGCCTAATCCTCCTCGTCCTTGGGTGGAGGTGAATGAGGCGGGCGATCGCCCCATTTACGGGGCCCGGCTATTTCTACAAGACAAAGCCCCGTTTCTAATTCTTTCAGGGGGCCGCCTTAGCTGGACTGGGGAGATTGGCTCTGAGGCGGAGGATATGGCCCAACTTGTCCAAGCGTTGGGTGTGCCGGAATCGGCGTTGCTATTGGATCACACCTCTCTCAATACTCGTGAGAATGCGGAAAATGTCCAGGTGATTTTAGAGGAACAGGGAATTGAGGATATCTTGCTGGTTACCTCGGCCATTCATATGCCGCGATCGCTGCGAGTGTTCCAAAAACTGGGGATTACAGCCATTGCTGCCCCCACGGATTTTCTGATTGCGGATTCCGTCACGGGAGGTGATGCCCAGAGTTGGCAGGCGATCCTTCTCAATCTGATTCCTGATGCTGAACGCTTAGCCCTGACGACTCGGGCGCTGAAAGAGTATCTTGGGTTATGGGTGTATCAGCTACGGGGTTGGGCCTGA
- a CDS encoding TetR/AcrR family transcriptional regulator, protein MGRHKEFNREDVLDKAMVTFWRQGYEGTSIRHLIESMGIHRGSLYDTFGDKHSLFEETLAHYNCTVVEGNLAPLQGADTSLAALGGFFESVVDWSLEDGDRKGCLLVNTAAELAPQDPRISQQLTGYFYRIEATFAKVLERSRQRQELTHPGDISLLAKYLLANLQGLRLAAKLNPNRQTLQGLVDITLSTLTQ, encoded by the coding sequence ATGGGGCGACATAAGGAGTTTAATCGAGAAGATGTTTTGGATAAAGCGATGGTCACCTTTTGGCGACAGGGCTATGAGGGAACCTCAATTCGCCATCTGATTGAGTCTATGGGGATTCATCGAGGCAGCCTCTATGACACCTTTGGGGACAAACATTCGTTATTTGAGGAAACTCTGGCCCATTACAATTGCACCGTGGTCGAGGGGAACTTAGCACCTCTTCAGGGGGCTGATACGTCACTGGCGGCGTTAGGTGGCTTTTTTGAGTCGGTGGTGGATTGGAGTTTAGAGGACGGCGATCGCAAAGGCTGTCTCTTGGTGAATACGGCGGCTGAACTGGCCCCCCAAGATCCTCGCATTTCCCAACAACTGACGGGGTATTTCTATCGAATTGAAGCCACCTTTGCCAAAGTGTTAGAGCGATCGCGCCAGCGCCAAGAACTGACCCATCCTGGGGACATCTCCCTACTGGCCAAGTATCTCCTCGCCAACCTTCAAGGATTACGCCTAGCGGCGAAATTAAACCCCAATCGTCAAACGCTTCAGGGTCTGGTGGACATTACCCTATCCACCCTAACCCAGTGA
- a CDS encoding HetZ-related protein 2, giving the protein MRTWDRVVHEWRSQLERDHPQRTPETREAILCWLLADQGSEFDDLEGDHQQVLEQSMDFCYNILCRRYLGVSPEAAYRHLIRRLGSLVLLRNKIRTWVSLSRDRRRTVVDVVQEVLQEMLNSDRYLQGEMRRITRCGGDRHVQNALVLASLEEYCLRPIRNQPLLVYRFVNYLRRSQRGGLTQVPSQELVRLVSVEIAPNHATDTMNLLDIQTLEHYDNDRAWEEQQTLRDIVAREFAQYLQDHVSPLAAQWLNLYLQGYSQEAIAEQLQVPIKQLYRLREKVGYHAIRVFSLKHSPDLVANWLKTSLQDHQLGLTSGEWQQYYDSLEPHQQEILDRFKAGESVEAIARSLQIKTTQVTSEWGKLYLAAQQIRNSTE; this is encoded by the coding sequence ATGCGGACATGGGACAGGGTCGTCCATGAATGGCGATCGCAACTGGAGAGAGACCATCCACAACGCACTCCCGAGACGCGGGAGGCGATTTTGTGTTGGCTTTTGGCCGATCAAGGGTCTGAATTTGATGATTTGGAGGGCGATCATCAGCAAGTTCTGGAACAATCCATGGACTTTTGCTACAACATCCTTTGTCGACGCTATTTGGGGGTGTCTCCGGAGGCGGCCTATCGTCATTTAATCCGTCGTTTGGGGAGTCTGGTGCTGTTGCGCAACAAGATTCGCACCTGGGTTTCTCTGAGTCGCGATCGCCGTCGTACGGTGGTGGACGTGGTGCAGGAGGTGTTGCAGGAAATGCTCAATAGCGATCGCTACCTACAAGGGGAAATGCGGCGGATTACCCGCTGTGGGGGCGATCGCCATGTGCAAAATGCCCTAGTTTTGGCCAGTTTAGAGGAATACTGTCTACGTCCAATCCGCAATCAGCCTTTATTGGTCTATCGCTTTGTCAACTATCTACGCCGTAGTCAACGGGGAGGACTCACTCAAGTTCCCAGTCAGGAGTTGGTGCGTTTGGTCTCCGTGGAAATTGCCCCGAATCATGCCACCGATACGATGAACTTGTTGGACATTCAGACCCTGGAGCATTATGACAATGATCGCGCCTGGGAAGAACAACAAACCCTCCGAGACATCGTGGCCCGAGAATTTGCTCAGTATCTCCAAGACCATGTCAGTCCTCTAGCGGCCCAATGGTTGAACCTCTATCTACAAGGCTATAGCCAAGAGGCGATCGCCGAGCAGTTGCAAGTTCCCATCAAACAGCTCTACCGTCTACGAGAAAAGGTTGGCTATCACGCCATCCGGGTTTTTAGTCTCAAACATTCACCGGATTTAGTGGCCAATTGGCTCAAAACCTCGCTCCAAGACCATCAACTCGGACTCACCAGCGGCGAGTGGCAACAGTACTATGACAGCCTTGAGCCTCATCAGCAAGAGATTCTCGATCGCTTCAAAGCCGGAGAGTCCGTTGAGGCGATTGCCCGCAGTCTCCAGATTAAAACGACTCAGGTCACCAGTGAATGGGGTAAACTTTACCTCGCTGCCCAACAAATCCGTAATTCTACGGAGTAA
- a CDS encoding SDR family oxidoreductase, which produces MKRILVTGATGRTGSLVVQKLRERPQEFEVVGFARSPEKAEQVFGSTEGFVFGDIRDRESLKGAIEGCQGLVILTSAVPQVVAPPSEPGQRPQMGFAPGEEPEIVDYQGQVNQIEVAKAAGVQQVVVVGSMGGTDENHFLNSIGNGKILIWKRKAEQHLIDSGLAYTIIRAGGLLDEPGGDRELLVGEDDHLLNHPPEGVKPSIPRADVASLVVQALRETTARNKAFDVISNPEGPVTRDFAALFARTTAG; this is translated from the coding sequence ATGAAACGAATTTTAGTGACGGGAGCCACCGGACGCACTGGCTCCTTGGTGGTGCAAAAACTGCGAGAACGGCCCCAAGAGTTTGAGGTGGTGGGCTTCGCTCGCTCCCCGGAGAAGGCTGAGCAGGTGTTTGGCTCCACGGAAGGCTTCGTATTTGGCGATATCCGCGATCGCGAGAGCCTGAAAGGAGCCATAGAGGGCTGTCAAGGTTTGGTCATTCTCACCAGTGCGGTTCCCCAGGTGGTGGCGCCGCCTTCGGAACCGGGACAACGTCCCCAGATGGGATTTGCCCCAGGGGAAGAACCCGAAATCGTGGACTATCAGGGCCAGGTGAATCAGATTGAGGTGGCCAAAGCCGCCGGGGTTCAGCAGGTGGTTGTGGTGGGGTCCATGGGGGGAACCGATGAGAACCATTTTCTCAACAGTATTGGCAATGGCAAGATTTTAATTTGGAAACGTAAGGCGGAACAGCATCTGATTGACTCGGGATTGGCCTATACCATTATCCGAGCTGGGGGGCTATTGGATGAGCCGGGGGGCGATCGCGAACTCCTGGTGGGAGAGGATGATCACCTATTAAATCATCCCCCTGAAGGGGTTAAACCCTCCATTCCTCGGGCCGATGTGGCCTCATTGGTGGTGCAGGCGTTGCGAGAAACCACGGCCCGAAATAAGGCGTTCGACGTGATTTCCAATCCTGAGGGCCCAGTCACTCGCGATTTCGCCGCTCTGTTTGCCCGAACGACAGCAGGATAG
- a CDS encoding aldo/keto reductase codes for MEEMLTLGDRGLQVRPLGIGAWSWGDRFFWQYGSDYGEAQVREAFEAAINSGITLFDTAEVYGQGESERLLGKFQQSCDTPVHIASKYGPLPWRLFKSSVYDAVSASLERLQLTSIPLYQVHWPFTCFMSQETLLNALADEVERGRIQAVGVSNYSADEMLQAQQILQSRGVPLAVNQVRYSLLSRTIETKGILDTAKELGVVLLAYSPLAQGLLTGKYTPSNSPSGGRKMDAKFSAKGLQRIEPLLGMLRELGQKYEKTPAQVALNWLIGQGGVIPIPGAKTAQQAKDNAGALGWELSPEDWIRLEQASRPWL; via the coding sequence ATGGAAGAGATGTTAACCCTCGGCGATCGCGGCCTACAAGTACGCCCCCTCGGAATCGGCGCCTGGTCTTGGGGCGATCGCTTTTTCTGGCAATATGGCAGTGACTATGGCGAGGCGCAAGTCCGAGAGGCCTTTGAAGCCGCCATCAACTCGGGAATTACCCTATTCGACACTGCCGAAGTCTATGGACAAGGAGAATCCGAACGACTCCTCGGCAAATTCCAGCAAAGCTGTGATACCCCAGTTCACATCGCCAGCAAATATGGTCCCCTCCCCTGGCGGTTATTCAAATCCTCCGTCTATGATGCCGTCAGCGCTAGCTTAGAGCGCCTGCAACTGACTTCCATTCCTCTCTACCAGGTGCATTGGCCCTTCACCTGCTTCATGTCCCAAGAAACTCTCCTCAATGCGCTGGCTGACGAAGTGGAGCGGGGACGGATTCAGGCGGTGGGGGTGAGCAACTACTCCGCCGATGAGATGCTGCAAGCTCAGCAGATTCTCCAAAGTCGGGGTGTGCCCCTAGCCGTGAATCAGGTGCGCTATTCTCTGCTCTCACGCACCATCGAAACCAAGGGTATTCTTGATACCGCCAAAGAGTTAGGGGTGGTTTTGTTGGCCTACAGCCCCCTGGCTCAAGGCTTACTCACTGGGAAATATACCCCCAGCAATAGCCCAAGTGGGGGACGGAAAATGGACGCGAAATTTAGCGCCAAGGGCTTACAACGCATTGAACCCCTCTTGGGAATGTTGCGAGAACTCGGGCAAAAGTACGAGAAGACGCCAGCTCAAGTTGCCCTCAATTGGCTGATTGGCCAAGGGGGCGTTATCCCCATTCCTGGGGCCAAAACCGCTCAACAGGCCAAAGACAATGCTGGCGCTTTAGGCTGGGAGTTGTCCCCGGAAGATTGGATTCGCTTAGAACAAGCCAGTCGCCCCTGGCTGTAA
- a CDS encoding alpha/beta hydrolase, whose translation MASPRRSRLRHYLIGEFSLKRMIASVLFIYFCICLYAYFGSERSIFVPPPASYSDSEAIIKLPIDENTEISAVHLPNEEADYTILYSHGNAEDLGMILPRLADLQSLGFGVFAYDYQGYGTSQGSPSEYNSYRDINAAYRYLTETLNISPSHIWIYGRSVGSGPSVDLASREAIAALTVESGFLSAFRVVTRRQLFPFDKFDNLSKIPNVYSPVLFIHGIDDRLIPLWHGETLYEAANDPKKAFWVEGAGHNDLLMVAGDRYRQVLQEFEQVVRKEQR comes from the coding sequence ATGGCATCCCCTCGTCGTTCACGACTACGACACTATCTCATCGGTGAATTTTCCCTCAAGCGCATGATTGCTTCTGTTCTATTTATCTACTTTTGCATCTGTCTCTACGCCTACTTCGGGAGTGAGCGGTCGATTTTTGTCCCCCCTCCTGCCAGCTACAGTGACAGCGAAGCCATCATCAAACTGCCTATCGATGAGAACACCGAGATTTCAGCCGTCCATCTGCCCAACGAGGAGGCAGACTACACCATCCTCTACAGTCATGGGAATGCTGAGGACTTAGGGATGATTCTGCCCCGCTTGGCGGACTTGCAAAGCCTCGGATTTGGGGTTTTTGCCTATGACTACCAGGGATATGGAACTAGCCAGGGCAGTCCATCGGAATATAACAGCTATCGGGATATCAATGCCGCCTACCGCTATCTCACGGAAACCCTAAATATCTCCCCGAGCCATATTTGGATCTATGGACGCTCCGTCGGAAGCGGCCCGTCAGTGGATTTAGCCTCCCGAGAAGCGATCGCCGCCTTAACCGTTGAGAGTGGTTTCCTGTCCGCATTCCGAGTCGTGACGCGGAGACAGCTATTTCCCTTTGATAAATTCGATAATCTTAGTAAAATCCCAAATGTCTATAGTCCGGTGTTATTTATCCATGGAATCGACGATCGCCTGATTCCCCTTTGGCATGGAGAAACCCTCTATGAAGCGGCCAATGACCCCAAAAAAGCTTTCTGGGTTGAAGGGGCTGGACATAACGACCTGTTAATGGTTGCTGGCGATCGCTACCGCCAAGTTTTGCAAGAGTTCGAGCAAGTCGTCCGCAAAGAACAACGCTAA
- a CDS encoding choice-of-anchor A family protein, which yields MRISSLMISSGALTLMGGLIVGQPHAATAFGLTGAASDYNLFLFEDLYQRGGDVEGRAAVGGNASLTSVGIADRLPSSNGTDTHFVVGGDLTIQNSGIFGGNANVGGTVTGDVYFNNCQGCQVTSENLIDFEAARNHYRNLSQTLFNLETTGTNSLNPYSKQLRLTGNNTDLNVFNVSLSEAREIFLDAPSSSDLVVINVTDEMFAPDWFGSLFHQEANADSSKWQNVIWNFANATQLDFSFSWRGTVLAPDADISLRNGNIEGQVIANSARLDVWSGEFHNYEFTGTLPSSDSGSDDSPNTPERREIPEPTMILGLLAVGAMGAVKRRRVVG from the coding sequence ATGCGAATCTCATCGTTGATGATCAGTTCTGGGGCCCTAACCCTGATGGGTGGGTTAATTGTAGGACAGCCTCATGCTGCAACGGCATTCGGGTTAACAGGTGCAGCGTCGGACTATAATCTGTTCCTGTTTGAGGATCTCTATCAACGGGGTGGCGATGTTGAAGGGCGAGCAGCCGTTGGTGGTAATGCTTCCTTAACCAGTGTTGGTATTGCCGATCGCCTCCCATCGTCTAATGGGACTGACACGCACTTTGTTGTCGGCGGTGATTTAACGATTCAAAATAGTGGCATCTTTGGCGGTAATGCCAATGTGGGGGGAACGGTAACTGGAGATGTTTACTTTAACAACTGTCAGGGTTGCCAGGTTACCTCGGAGAATCTGATTGACTTCGAGGCGGCACGCAATCACTACCGCAATCTGTCCCAGACGCTATTCAACTTAGAAACCACGGGAACGAACAGCCTTAACCCCTATTCTAAGCAACTCCGTTTGACGGGAAATAACACGGACTTAAATGTCTTTAATGTTAGCTTATCGGAAGCTCGGGAAATCTTCCTGGATGCTCCTTCAAGCTCTGATTTAGTGGTTATTAATGTCACTGATGAAATGTTTGCTCCTGACTGGTTTGGGTCTTTATTTCATCAAGAAGCTAATGCGGATTCATCCAAATGGCAAAATGTGATTTGGAACTTTGCCAATGCAACTCAGCTTGATTTCTCCTTCTCATGGCGGGGAACGGTCTTAGCACCTGATGCTGATATCAGTTTGCGCAATGGGAATATCGAAGGACAAGTAATTGCTAACTCCGCTCGTCTTGATGTGTGGTCTGGGGAGTTCCATAACTACGAGTTTACAGGCACTCTGCCCTCGTCTGACTCTGGTTCAGATGATTCGCCGAATACCCCAGAGCGTCGAGAAATTCCCGAACCGACGATGATTTTAGGTCTTCTAGCTGTTGGCGCCATGGGGGCTGTGAAACGCCGCCGTGTGGTGGGGTAG
- a CDS encoding glutamate-5-semialdehyde dehydrogenase — protein MANDSFEIETSDNPLAAVRRAHQASLELAQTLSSERSQALRLMAEALSDCSSDILEANTLDLEASRDMAVPDLLLDWLKLTPERVQGAVNILHCLSDLPDPIRRVINAPFQVEQAQTYCQLMPLGAIALIYEAFPELGAIAAGMCLKTGNSLVLKGSTEASHSNIAIANVLQEALAESQLPDHCLELLPSDTGTSVRELVNQDRYLSLIIPHGRESLVQPIIEKATVPVLRSAIGNCYLYWSPSGSLDLVRSIINDSHQSDPDPVNAIEKVLIHPEQKPSSLLSLWNGLRDKGFEIRGDEALVEEFRDLELELAQPNEWQQAYLTKTIAFKKVESLQEGMLWINQHSSGHADCLVTESYHESCQFSLGVKSASVYINVSPRFSRLPKPNHTVYLGMSNRSGYYRGFINLEALTRIKHVIQGHE, from the coding sequence ATGGCGAACGACTCCTTTGAGATTGAGACGAGCGATAATCCTTTAGCGGCAGTCCGTCGCGCCCATCAAGCATCGCTGGAGTTAGCACAAACTCTCAGTAGCGAGCGATCGCAGGCGTTGCGGCTGATGGCCGAGGCCCTGAGCGATTGCAGCAGTGACATCCTAGAAGCCAATACCCTGGATTTAGAAGCCAGTCGAGATATGGCGGTTCCTGATCTGCTGCTGGATTGGCTGAAACTCACCCCTGAGCGCGTTCAGGGGGCCGTCAACATACTCCACTGTCTCAGCGACCTTCCCGACCCCATCCGGCGGGTCATTAATGCTCCCTTTCAAGTTGAACAGGCTCAAACCTACTGTCAGTTAATGCCCCTAGGGGCGATCGCCCTGATTTACGAAGCCTTCCCAGAACTGGGGGCGATCGCCGCTGGAATGTGCCTCAAAACCGGCAATAGCCTCGTTCTCAAGGGCAGCACAGAAGCCAGTCACTCCAATATCGCCATCGCCAACGTCTTACAAGAGGCGTTAGCCGAGAGTCAACTTCCAGACCATTGCCTGGAACTGCTGCCCTCAGATACCGGAACTTCGGTGCGAGAGCTGGTCAACCAGGACCGTTATCTTAGCCTGATTATCCCCCATGGTCGCGAGAGTCTCGTACAACCAATTATTGAAAAGGCCACCGTTCCCGTCCTGCGTTCTGCCATCGGCAACTGTTATCTCTACTGGTCTCCCAGTGGCAGTCTCGACCTGGTTCGCTCCATCATTAACGATAGTCATCAAAGCGACCCCGATCCCGTCAATGCGATCGAAAAAGTCCTGATTCACCCCGAACAAAAACCCTCATCCCTTCTCAGTCTTTGGAATGGACTCCGGGATAAGGGCTTTGAAATTCGCGGCGACGAAGCCCTCGTCGAAGAATTTCGCGATCTAGAACTCGAACTGGCCCAACCCAACGAATGGCAACAAGCCTACCTCACCAAAACCATTGCCTTCAAGAAAGTTGAGAGCCTTCAGGAGGGAATGCTTTGGATTAACCAACATAGTAGTGGTCATGCTGACTGTCTCGTCACCGAGTCCTATCACGAAAGTTGCCAGTTCTCCCTCGGGGTCAAAAGTGCCTCCGTCTATATCAATGTCTCGCCCCGATTTTCACGACTTCCGAAACCTAACCACACTGTCTATTTAGGAATGTCAAACCGCAGTGGCTATTATCGGGGCTTCATCAACCTTGAGGCCTTAACCCGGATTAAACATGTCATTCAAGGCCATGAATAA
- a CDS encoding esterase, whose protein sequence is MIQWFYLHGLASSPESRKAQLFSDRLQEQGQVLHRLNLNDGGFSQLTVSRQIRQVSARIAHEDRVALIGSSLGGLTAAWVAQESLKVERVILLAPAFGFPDCWLTAAELQHWQESGHRAIYHYGEGRSLPLNYHFVEDARTWPAHRLTRPIPTTLIHGRQDEIIPIQSSRDYAQTRPWVNLIEVDSDHALSHLDGKVWQQVF, encoded by the coding sequence ATGATCCAATGGTTCTATCTTCATGGCTTGGCTTCAAGTCCCGAGTCTCGTAAAGCGCAACTCTTCAGCGATCGCCTCCAGGAACAGGGACAAGTCCTACATCGGCTGAATCTCAACGATGGTGGCTTTTCTCAGCTTACTGTCAGCCGCCAAATTCGCCAGGTTTCAGCCCGGATTGCTCACGAGGACAGGGTCGCCCTCATTGGTTCTAGTTTGGGAGGCTTAACGGCGGCCTGGGTGGCTCAGGAGAGCTTGAAGGTAGAACGGGTCATCTTACTCGCCCCCGCTTTCGGATTTCCCGATTGTTGGCTGACGGCGGCTGAGTTGCAGCATTGGCAAGAGTCGGGTCATCGGGCCATCTATCATTATGGCGAGGGGCGATCGCTGCCGCTGAATTACCACTTCGTCGAAGATGCACGAACCTGGCCAGCACACCGCCTCACCCGTCCCATCCCCACCACCCTCATCCACGGACGCCAGGATGAGATCATCCCCATCCAGTCCAGTCGCGACTACGCCCAAACTCGCCCCTGGGTCAACTTAATTGAGGTCGACAGCGATCACGCCCTCAGCCACCTCGATGGCAAGGTGTGGCAGCAAGTTTTTTAA